A single Diceros bicornis minor isolate mBicDic1 chromosome 7, mDicBic1.mat.cur, whole genome shotgun sequence DNA region contains:
- the LOC131407971 gene encoding olfactory receptor 51F1-like gives MLQIQDNMEILSNTTSQFPTFLLTGIPGAESVHAWISIPFCCLYAIALSGNSMILLVSITQQTLHEPMYYFLSMLSAADLGLTVSTMSTTLGILWFDAREIRLDTCIAQMFFLHGFTIIESGVLVAMAFDRYVAICDPLRYTTSLTNSRIVQMGLLMITRTVVLIMPLLLLLKPLNFCRANILSHSYCYHPDVIKLARSDTRANSIWGLIVLMLTTGVDTPCIVLTYILIIRSVLSIASSEEQKKVFSTCVSHIGAVAIFYIPWMSLSLVHRYGRSAPKVVHSVMANIYLLLPPVLNPSIYSVKTKQIRKAILSLLLMK, from the coding sequence ATGCTACAAATTCAGGACAACATGGAGATCCTAAGTAACACGACATCTCAATTTCCAACCTTCTTATTGACCGGCATTCCTGGAGCAGAGTCTGTCCATGCCTGGATCTCCATTCCTTTTTGTTGTCTGTATGCCATTGCCCTTTCTGGGAACAGTATGATCCTGTTGGTCAGCATTACCCAGCAGACTCTCCATGAGCCCATGTACTATTTCCTCTCCATGTTGTCAGCTGCAGACTTGGGCTTGACTGTTTCTACAATGTCAACAACATTAGGCATCCTCTGGTTTGATGCAAGAGAAATAAGGCTAGATACCTGCATTGCCCAGATGTTTTTTCTTCATGGATTTACCATCATAGAATCTGGAGTGCTAGTGGCTATGGCTTTCGACCGCTATGTGGCTATCTGTGATCCTCTGAGATATACTACCAGTCTCACTAATTCCAGAATCGTTCAAATGGGCCTCTTAATGATTACACGCACTGTAGTATTGATAATGCCACTACTCTTGCTCCTTAAGCCCCTTAATTTCTGTAGAGCAAATATCCTTTCTCACTCCTACTGTTACCAtccagatgtgattaaattagcACGTTCAGATACTCGGGCCAACAGCATCTGGGGATTAATTGTTCTCATGCTGACCACAGGAGTAGATACACCATGCATTGTCCTGACTTATATCTTGATCATTCGCTCTGTCCTCAGTATTGCCTCCTCTGAAGAACAAAAGAAGGTCTTTAGCACCTGTGTCTCCCATATTGGAGCAGTTGCTATTTTCTACATCCCCTGGATGAGCCTATCGTTGGTGCATCGCTATGGTAGATCAGCCCCCAAAGTGGTCCACTCAGTGATGGCTAATATATACCTGCTTTTGCCCCCTGTACTCAATCCCAGCATCTATagtgtaaaaacaaaacagattcgCAAGGCTATACTCAGTCTACTCCTTATGAAATAA